The Ignavibacteriales bacterium genome contains the following window.
CACCGTGTGTGTGCAGGCATATCGCATGATACAGTGGCGGTGAAGCCAGCAATGCTCTTCGCCATTGGAAGTATTACCAAGAACATGGTCGCTGCGCTCATTCTTCAATTAGCTGAGGAAGGGTTGCTTTCGCTCGATGATCCACTGCATAAATGGCTTCCTCCATATCCTCACGTTGACAGTACAATCACCATCCGACAGATGCTAAACCACACCAGTGGTATCTTCATGTTCTGGGAAAACCAAAAACTGTGGGATGATCTCATCAAGTACCGCGATAGCGTATTTACTCCAGAAGTTGTCCTCACTTATTTGAAAGAACCTCACTTCGCTCCTGGCAAAGGGTTCAGATACTCGAACACAAACTATCTTTTACTCGCGATGATTGCTACTCGAGCAACTCACTCGACACTCTCTGCGGAATTTCGAAGACGCTTCTGGCTACCACTCGGGCTTAAAAATACGTTCCTCTCTATAGAAGAGATAATACCGCAAGAAAAACTCGCGCATGTGTGGGGAGACAATTTCGAGAATAATGGTTCCAATAGAGACATTACATTTCTTCCAAGAACTTCGCACGAAAGTATTACTTACGGATCGTCGGGTGTGTTCACTACGGCGGAAGAACTTGCGCTTTGGTGTAAATCTCTTTTTGAAAATAGAATCCTAAAACCAAACTCCTTGAATCAAATGCTCAATTTCAATACCGAAGCATCGACTTCATGGTGTGATGGTTACGGTTTAGGTGTACAGGTATTCAAGAAGAAGATTACAGATGGAAAACTGGCATACGGGCACGGTGGAGGAAACATTGGCACCTCTACCTACATGGCATACCTGCCTGATTATGATGTGAGTGTTGTTGTCATGATCAACTTTTTCCACCCCCAATGCCCTAACAGGATGCTTGAAGATATTATTGAGATTGTAACGGATTACATTAATCTAAATGCAATGGGGAAAACTTTATGAAGAGATGCCTGTGTTTTTTGTAAATTAAAAAGTGATAAATGGTTTAGATATTGTATGAAAATCTTGAGATCTAAAATATTGTATATTCCTACAATATGTATTTTATTACTTCTCATACCCAATTGCAGGCCCCATCGAGTTGGTGAAGACAGATTCTCAAGTGTCCGGTCGAAAATTAAAGACTTCATGGAAGACGAGAACGTCTCATCTGTTTCTGTCGCAGTAGCTCAACATGGAAAAATCATCTGGGAGGAATCGTTCGGCATGGCAAACCGTGAAAAACAAATCAAAGCGACACCAAATACGATGTACGAGATAGCATCAATTGCAAAAGTGTACACAACAACGGCGCTAATGATTCTTCAAGAGCGTGGTCTTCTTGATATCGATGCACCGGTTGAATCATATCTTGGTGATGTAAAGATAAAATCATTCGGGGTAGATGCATCCGGCGTTACACTCAGGCGAATCATTCAACATACATCAGGGCTACCCATGTTATGGGGCGAACCGGCTGGTACAGACACAAATTTCCCAATCATGCAGAAGGAAATTTTCGATAGGTTTGCGATTCTTGCTTTTAAACCTGGAGAAAGAGAACTTTATTCGAACGTCGGTATTGGTCTGCTAACTTATGTCATCGAGAACGTATCGGGTAAATCGTACAGCGACTTTTTGAAGGAAAACATTTTTCTTCCCCTTGGATTGACATACACCATTCGACTTACTACTCCACCATCAACAGATGAATATGCACAACAATACGATCATAGCGGAAAGCCGTGGACATACAACGAAGGATTTTATGCAAGTGCGGATGACCTTCTCCGTTTTGGAATGTTCCATCTCAAAAATCATCTACCTGATCAAAGGAAAATTCTTAGCGATTCGACAATCGATGTGATGCAAACATCTATTGATCCTTACAGCGATTTCCGCCTCCCTTGGTGGGTCTGGGAATATGAAGGATATAAGACGTTGGTATTCACAGGTGCATCTGGAACAATTTTAGCACTCCTGCCTGAAGCAGACCTTGCAATTGTTGTCCTTGCAAATAAGATGCAGGCGAATACACCGAAGGTTTGCAAATGGATTGCTGATGAAATTCTTGATGACTTCGATGAGTCTAAACGACTCCCCACAAAAATTCGAACACATAAAAAAATTCAACCGCCAACTTTATCTCGGGTTGCACTTGCAGGTATCTGGCAAGGTTCTATCGTCACTCATGAGTGGGAACTACAAGTTGAGTTATCGCTTGGTAATACACCAATGATGCGTAGTCAGAATGTTGATGGATCGTGGGGAAGATGGATGGAGTCGATGTTTACACTCCGGGGCAATTATTCGGCAGGAATTTTCTCCGCATATTTCCCAATTCATATTCCTGTACATGATACCAAAGAACATAATCATTGGACTTGGATATATGTTGGTTTACACAGAGACACACTTCGCGGATATGCAGTTGCCCATGCTGCGGACGGACCTCATTATGGGCTTCCTTATTATATAAATCTGGAGAGGAAAAAGGATTAGTAATAATTGTCATCAATGATGGAGGATTCTTTTACAATATGAGGCATAAATACTGGCAATTAAATGAAGATATGTTAACTACTCACAGAATGGAGCTGTCATTCTTACCCGTCTAATGATTTGAAATTTGTTCGTAAATATGCATATTCAGAAAGATTTATGAAAGGCATGGTATTCAATATTCAGCGATATTCTATAAACGATGGGCCAGGTATTCGTACAACCGTTTTCCTAAAAGGATGTCCGCTTCATTGTTTGTGGTGTCATAATCCTGAATCAATTTCCACCGATCAAGAAATTGTTCTGCGGGAAGATAGATGTATCCGCTGCGGAAGCTGTATTGAATGCTGCAGCCAACATGCAATCCGGAATGAAAGCAACCTTATCGTTACATCGTGTGAGAAATGTATAAGATGTGGAAACTGCGTTGAGGTATGCTATGCCGGCGGGCGGGAGATTGCGGGTAAAGAGATGTCTGTGGAAGATGTAGTGAAAGAAATTGAAAAAGATATCATCTTTTACAACAGGTCGACAGGTGGAGTTACATTTTCAGGTGGCGAGCCGTTTCTTCAACATTTGTTTCTAAAGTCTCTTCTCGAAAATTGTAAATCAAAAAACATTCATACGGCAGTAGATACAGCTGGATTTGTCGTGGAAAATATTTTAAACGGGTTTGAAAATTTGATCGATCTATTTCTATATGATATCAAAACCGTTGACGATTTCAAGCATCGCATGTTCACCGGCGGATCGAATAAAATAATTCTTGATAATCTAAGGTTTTTGATAAATCAAGGGAATAATATAATTATTAGAGTACCCGTAATACCGGGATTTAACAATAATCTTCATGATATGAAGTTAGTAGGTGAGTTTGTTGATTCACTTAAAAATATTTCCGAAATTCATTTATTGCCATATCATAAATCAGGAACGGAAAAATATAAACGATTAGGGATAAAATTTGAAATGAATGATGAACCACCTGATTCAACAGCAATGGAGCTTATTGCCGCTGAGATGAAAAAATATGTTCAAACAGTCAAGATAGGCGGATAATATGAACGACCGTGTAAAAAAATTACGGGAACAAAGCATCAACTCTGTGCCCACAATTTCATCAGAGCGGGCAAAACTTGTAACCAATTTCTATAAAAATTCAGAATCACTCCCCATACCTATTCAGAGAGCGCTGGTTTTCAAAACAATAATGGAAAACAAAACTATTTGCATTAATCATGGCGAGCTGATTGTTGGTGAACGCGGACCAGCCCCCAAAGCGACTTACACTTATCTGGAAATCTGTTGTCACATGTTGAGTGACTTAGAAACACTTCACAACCGCGAAAAGGTTTGGTTCAAAGTTGATGAAGAAACCCGGCGATTATACCGCGATGAATTTATTCCTTTCTGGAAAGAGAAAACCATTCGTGAAAAAATATTTAACGCTGTATCGGATGAATGGAAAGATGCTTACTCTGCTGGTATCTTCACGGAGTTCATGGAGCAAAGGGCGCCGGGACATACGGTTCTCGATGATAAGATTTATCGAAAGGGGATGCTCGACCTTAAAAACGATATTGAACAAAGCCTGAAGTCGATTGATTTCAAAAATGACCCGGAAGCAAAATCTAAAGAAAATGAGTTGCAAGCAATGAACATCTGCGCGGATGCAATCATCTCGTTTGCAAACCGTCATGCAGATAAAGTACATGAACTCGCATTTGTAGAAATTAATCCGGTTAGAAAATCGGAGTTGGAAGCAATTGAAAAAATTTGTCGTCGGGTCCCAGCTAACGCTCCGCAAAATTTCTGGGAAGCGCTTCAATATTACTGGTTCATTCACCTCGGAGTGGTTACCGAATTAAATCCC
Protein-coding sequences here:
- a CDS encoding beta-lactamase family protein; the encoded protein is MKIFNKINIRWLVAFLIVFAACSHNKHPLDVCIRESLTDRLEQYDVKGASVAVILPDGTIHRVCAGISHDTVAVKPAMLFAIGSITKNMVAALILQLAEEGLLSLDDPLHKWLPPYPHVDSTITIRQMLNHTSGIFMFWENQKLWDDLIKYRDSVFTPEVVLTYLKEPHFAPGKGFRYSNTNYLLLAMIATRATHSTLSAEFRRRFWLPLGLKNTFLSIEEIIPQEKLAHVWGDNFENNGSNRDITFLPRTSHESITYGSSGVFTTAEELALWCKSLFENRILKPNSLNQMLNFNTEASTSWCDGYGLGVQVFKKKITDGKLAYGHGGGNIGTSTYMAYLPDYDVSVVVMINFFHPQCPNRMLEDIIEIVTDYINLNAMGKTL
- a CDS encoding glycyl-radical enzyme activating protein; protein product: MKGMVFNIQRYSINDGPGIRTTVFLKGCPLHCLWCHNPESISTDQEIVLREDRCIRCGSCIECCSQHAIRNESNLIVTSCEKCIRCGNCVEVCYAGGREIAGKEMSVEDVVKEIEKDIIFYNRSTGGVTFSGGEPFLQHLFLKSLLENCKSKNIHTAVDTAGFVVENILNGFENLIDLFLYDIKTVDDFKHRMFTGGSNKIILDNLRFLINQGNNIIIRVPVIPGFNNNLHDMKLVGEFVDSLKNISEIHLLPYHKSGTEKYKRLGIKFEMNDEPPDSTAMELIAAEMKKYVQTVKIGG
- a CDS encoding beta-lactamase family protein — protein: MEDENVSSVSVAVAQHGKIIWEESFGMANREKQIKATPNTMYEIASIAKVYTTTALMILQERGLLDIDAPVESYLGDVKIKSFGVDASGVTLRRIIQHTSGLPMLWGEPAGTDTNFPIMQKEIFDRFAILAFKPGERELYSNVGIGLLTYVIENVSGKSYSDFLKENIFLPLGLTYTIRLTTPPSTDEYAQQYDHSGKPWTYNEGFYASADDLLRFGMFHLKNHLPDQRKILSDSTIDVMQTSIDPYSDFRLPWWVWEYEGYKTLVFTGASGTILALLPEADLAIVVLANKMQANTPKVCKWIADEILDDFDESKRLPTKIRTHKKIQPPTLSRVALAGIWQGSIVTHEWELQVELSLGNTPMMRSQNVDGSWGRWMESMFTLRGNYSAGIFSAYFPIHIPVHDTKEHNHWTWIYVGLHRDTLRGYAVAHAADGPHYGLPYYINLERKKD